In Comamonadaceae bacterium OS-1, a single window of DNA contains:
- the dnaJ_2 gene encoding chaperone protein DnaJ — MQDHYAALGLSAAATLADIKKAYRQRAAQYHPDRNASADAPQLFRAVQTAYDVLSDDERRKTYDDNRRRGLLDDPLETAREIWHTYLNEALK, encoded by the coding sequence ATGCAAGACCACTATGCCGCGCTAGGCCTGTCCGCTGCCGCGACGCTGGCCGATATCAAAAAAGCCTACCGGCAGCGCGCAGCGCAGTACCACCCCGACCGCAACGCCTCGGCCGATGCCCCGCAGCTTTTCCGGGCGGTGCAAACCGCCTACGATGTACTGAGTGACGACGAGCGCCGCAAAACCTATGACGACAACCGCCGCCGTGGCCTGCTGGACGACCCGTTGGAGACCGCCCGCGAAATCTGGCACACCTATTTGAATGAAGCCCTGAAATGA
- the prpC_1 gene encoding protein phosphatase PrpC: MTPGFKITASTCLHKGDRDYQQDQLALISHGRVSGCVLGVVADGMGGRSGGRKASDQVMMTAKQLFERFDPYTDDAPSMLKHIIEEAHLVIKLTAISAEEEPHSTAALFVLQPSGQCFWAHTGDSRIYHYHQTQLVKRTLDHSYVQTLVERGEITPEEANSHPDSNILLGCLGTEADPPVDIHIIPQVRPGDVIMACSDGVWHYFSESELGEVLCSMPPKEATVLLMETARTRARGTGDNLSMIVLHIGAL; this comes from the coding sequence ATGACCCCAGGTTTCAAGATTACGGCTTCGACATGCCTGCACAAGGGCGACCGTGACTACCAGCAAGACCAGCTGGCGCTGATCAGCCATGGACGCGTGAGCGGCTGCGTTCTGGGCGTAGTGGCCGACGGCATGGGCGGACGCAGTGGCGGGCGCAAGGCCTCCGACCAGGTGATGATGACGGCCAAGCAGCTGTTTGAACGCTTCGACCCCTACACCGACGATGCGCCCAGCATGCTCAAGCACATCATCGAAGAAGCCCACCTGGTCATCAAGCTCACCGCCATCTCGGCCGAAGAAGAGCCCCACAGCACCGCAGCGCTGTTCGTCCTGCAGCCTTCTGGCCAATGCTTCTGGGCCCACACCGGCGACTCGCGGATCTACCATTACCACCAAACCCAGCTGGTCAAGCGCACCCTGGACCACTCCTATGTGCAGACCCTGGTGGAGCGCGGCGAGATCACCCCCGAAGAAGCCAACAGCCACCCCGACTCCAACATCCTGCTGGGCTGCCTGGGCACCGAAGCTGATCCGCCGGTGGATATCCACATCATCCCCCAGGTCCGCCCCGGCGACGTGATCATGGCCTGCAGCGACGGTGTGTGGCACTACTTTTCCGAGAGCGAGCTCGGCGAGGTCCTGTGCAGCATGCCCCCCAAGGAAGCCACCGTATTGCTGATGGAAACCGCCCGTACCCGGGCGCGCGGCACCGGCGACAACCTGTCGATGATCGTGCTGCATATCGGAGCGCTGTAA